A section of the Triticum dicoccoides isolate Atlit2015 ecotype Zavitan chromosome 7A, WEW_v2.0, whole genome shotgun sequence genome encodes:
- the LOC119330997 gene encoding aspartyl protease family protein At5g10770-like: MVCSLVVILLFSISSSVAHGAGAGRQRYHVVETGHLEPKTFCSGLKVAPSAEGTWVPLHRPFGPCSPSAGRAPVPSLLEMLRWDQVRTDYVRRKASSGAEDVLNPAKPHVLMTQVDFGPSSTFGIGSGSGSSAWINADGDPTVVSQQTMAIDTTVDVPWIQCVPCPIPQCYPQRIPLFDPSTSSTAAAVRCRSPACRSLGSYGNGCSNTSANADCRYLIEYSDDRATAGTYMTDTLTISGSTAVRSFRFGCSHAVRGKFSDLTAGTMSLGGGAQSLLAQTARSLGNAFSYCVPQASASGFLSIGGPVTTNSTTVFATTPLVRSAINPSLYLVRLQGIVVAGRQLRIPPVVFSAGAVMDSSAVITQLPPTAYRALRRAFRNAMRAYPRSGATGTLDTCYDFLGLTNVRVPAVSLVFGGGAVVVLDPPAVMLGGCLAFTATSSDLALGFIGNVQQQTHKVLYDVAAGGVGFRRGAC; this comes from the exons ATGGTGTGCTCCCTCGTCgtcatcctcctcttctccattagTTCCTCCGTTGCCCATGGCGCCGGAGCAGGTCGCCAGCGCTACCATGTGGTGGAGACCGGGCACTTGGAGCCCAAAACCTTCTGCTCTGGCCTCAAGG TGGCTCCATCGGCGGAGGGCACGTGGGTGCCGCTGCACCGTCCGTTCGGCCCCTGCTCGCCGTCCGCCGGCAGGGCGCCGGTGCCGTCCCTGCTGGAGATGCTCCGCTGGGACCAGGTCCGCACCGACTACGTCCGGAGGAAGGCCAGCAGCGGGGCGGAGGACGTGCTCAACCCAGCCAAGCCGCACGTGCTGATGACCCAGGTGGACTTCGGTCCCAGTTCCACCTTCGGCATCGGCTCCGGCTCCGGTAGCTCGGCGTGGATCAACGCCGACGGCGACCCCACGGTCGTGTCCCAGCAGACCATGGCCATCGACACCACCGTGGACGTGCCGTGGATCCAGTGCGTCCCCTGCCCCATCCCCCAGTGCTACCCGCAACGGATCCCCTTGTTCGACCCCAGCACGTCCAGCACCGCCGCGGCCGTCCGCTGCCGCTCCCCCGCCTGCCGCTCCCTCGGCTCCTACGGCAACGGCTGCTCCAACACGTCCGCGAACGCCGACTGCCGGTACCTGATCGAGTACAGCGACGACCGGGCGACCGCCGGGACGTACATGACCGACACGCTCACCATCAGCGGCAGCACCGCCGTCCGCAGCTTTCGGTTCGGATGCAGCCACGCCGTGCGCGGCAAGTTCAGCGACCTGACCGCCGGGACCATGTCCCTCGGCGGCGGCGCGCAGTCACTCCTCGCCCAGACGGCCCGCTCCCTGGGCAACGCCTTCTCCTACTGCGTCCCACAGGCCAGCGCCTCCGGCTTCCTCTCCATCGGCGGGCCggtgacgaccaactccaccaccgtaTTCGCCACCACGCCACTCGTCCGGAGCGCCATCAACCCGAGCCTATACCTGGTGCGGCTCCAGGGCATCGTCGTGGCGGGGCGCCAGCTCAGGATCCCGCCGGTGGTCTTCTCCGCCGGGGCGGTGATGGACTCGAGCGCCGTCATCACGCAGCTGCCGCCCACCGCGTACCGCGCGCTGCGCCGGGCCTTCAGGAACGCCATGAGGGCGTACCCGAGGAGCGGGGCCACCGGGACCCTGGACACCTGCTACGACTTCCTGGGGCTCACCAACGTGAGGGTGCCCGCCGTCTCCCTGGTGTTCGGCGGCGGCGCCGTGGTGGTGCTCGACCCGCCGGCTGTCATGCTCGGGGGATGCCTCGCCTTCACAGCCACCTCCTCGGACCTGGCCCTCGGCTTCATCGGCAACGTGCAGCAGCAGACGCACAAGGTGCTCTACGACGTCGCCGCCGGGGGCGTCGGCTTCCGCCGTGGCGCATGTTAG